A portion of the Mesobacillus boroniphilus genome contains these proteins:
- the dnaB gene encoding replicative DNA helicase: protein MSELFADRLPPQNMEAEQAVLGAIFLEPSALTLASEILLPEDFYRVAHQKIFNVMLDLNDKGKAIDLVTVTEELASSKLIEDVGGVSYLSELAASVPTAANIEYYARIVEEKSLLRRLIRTASGIAEDGYMREDEVEALLAEAEKNIMEVAQRKGGGAFHNIKDVLVRTYDNIEEMHNRKGDITGLETGFTELDRITAGFQRNDLIIVGARPSVGKTAFALNIAQNVAKKTGENVAIFSLEMGAEQLVMRVLCAEGNIDAQRLRTGSLTDEDWGKLTMAMGSLSNTGIFIDDTPGVKITDIRSKCRRLKQEQGLGMIMIDYLQLILGSGRAGENRQQEVSEISRSLKQLARELQVPVIALSQLSRGVEQRQDKRPMMSDIRESGSIEQDADIVAFLYRDDYYDKESEDKNIIEIIIAKQRNGPVGTVKLAFVKEYNKFVNIENRYDESYAPPGA, encoded by the coding sequence ATGAGTGAATTATTCGCGGATCGACTTCCGCCACAAAACATGGAAGCGGAACAAGCCGTACTTGGTGCAATATTTTTAGAGCCATCAGCTTTAACTCTTGCTTCAGAAATTCTATTACCCGAAGATTTTTACCGTGTTGCACACCAGAAAATCTTCAACGTTATGCTGGACTTAAATGATAAAGGCAAAGCCATCGACCTGGTGACCGTCACTGAAGAATTGGCATCCTCCAAGCTGATTGAAGATGTTGGAGGCGTCAGTTATTTAAGTGAATTGGCTGCATCCGTTCCGACGGCTGCTAATATAGAGTATTATGCTAGAATCGTAGAAGAAAAATCACTGCTTAGAAGGCTGATCCGGACAGCATCAGGCATCGCTGAAGATGGCTATATGCGTGAGGATGAAGTCGAAGCATTACTTGCCGAAGCAGAAAAGAACATCATGGAGGTTGCCCAGCGCAAAGGCGGTGGAGCCTTCCATAATATAAAGGATGTCCTGGTCAGGACATACGATAATATTGAGGAAATGCACAATCGTAAAGGGGATATCACCGGCCTTGAAACTGGATTTACCGAGCTTGACCGAATAACGGCAGGCTTTCAGCGAAACGATTTAATCATCGTAGGCGCCCGTCCATCTGTAGGTAAAACGGCGTTCGCCTTGAATATCGCACAGAACGTTGCCAAAAAGACTGGAGAGAATGTCGCGATCTTTAGTTTGGAGATGGGTGCAGAACAGCTTGTCATGCGTGTCCTTTGTGCTGAAGGAAATATCGATGCCCAAAGGCTGCGTACAGGTTCTCTGACTGATGAGGACTGGGGCAAGTTGACGATGGCAATGGGAAGCCTGTCGAATACAGGAATCTTCATTGATGATACTCCGGGTGTCAAAATTACCGATATAAGGTCAAAATGCCGCCGCTTAAAGCAGGAACAAGGACTCGGCATGATCATGATTGACTACTTGCAGCTGATCCTTGGGAGCGGTCGCGCCGGTGAAAACCGTCAGCAGGAAGTATCCGAGATATCCCGTTCCCTCAAGCAACTGGCGCGTGAATTGCAGGTCCCTGTAATCGCTCTGTCCCAGCTTTCCCGTGGTGTGGAACAGCGACAGGACAAGCGCCCGATGATGTCTGATATCCGTGAATCCGGTTCAATCGAACAGGATGCCGATATCGTTGCCTTCCTTTACCGTGATGATTATTATGACAAGGAATCTGAAGACAAGAACATCATTGAAATCATCATCGCCAAGCAGCGTAACGGCCCAGTAGGAACCGTAAAGCTGGCATTCGTTAAAGAATACAATAAATTCGTCAACATTGAAAACAGGTATGACGAATCGTACGCTCCACCAGGGGCATAA
- the rplI gene encoding 50S ribosomal protein L9: MKVIFLKDVKGKGKKGEIKNVADGYAHNFLIKQGLAVEANQAAMSSLNAQQKKEEQMAQQELEDAKALKEKLEKVTVELSAKSGEDGRLFGSITSKQIADELQKANGIKLDKRKIELQDAIRTLGYTKVPVKLHKDVQATLNVHVKEGK, translated from the coding sequence ATGAAAGTAATCTTTTTGAAGGATGTAAAAGGAAAAGGCAAAAAAGGCGAAATCAAAAATGTGGCTGATGGCTACGCACACAATTTCCTGATCAAACAGGGTCTTGCAGTAGAAGCAAATCAGGCTGCTATGAGTTCCCTGAATGCACAACAGAAGAAAGAAGAGCAAATGGCTCAGCAGGAGCTTGAAGATGCGAAAGCTTTGAAGGAAAAGCTGGAAAAAGTTACAGTAGAATTATCTGCGAAATCTGGAGAAGATGGCCGTCTTTTCGGCTCAATCACAAGCAAGCAGATTGCTGATGAGCTGCAAAAAGCTAATGGCATCAAGCTTGATAAGAGAAAAATCGAGCTTCAGGATGCAATTCGCACACTTGGATACACAAAGGTTCCAGTCAAGCTTCATAAAGATGTCCAGGCAACTTTAAATGTCCATGTTAAAGAAGGTAAATAA
- a CDS encoding DHH family phosphoesterase: MPSYLERRQIRYPLYGLMAVILVLIGVLSYYNWIIGAAGFILTGLLIYLIFQVNHKIRQETEEYISTLSYRVKKVGEEALMEMPIGIMLINDDYYIEWTNPFIAACFNEDSLVGKSLYDVADAVIPLIKQEVETEILTLHDRKFRVIHKPEERLLYFFDVTEQAEIEKMYRDERTVISIIYLDNYEELTQGMDDQTKSSLNSLVTSILNKWATNNGVFLKRVSSERFIAVFSEHILLMLEKGKFTILDEVRETTSKQNVPLTLSIGVGTGYSSLPELGTQAQSSLDLALGRGGDQVAIKQPNGKVKFYGGKTNPVEKRTRVRARVISHALKELVVESDKVLIMGHKNPDMDAIGSSIGILKVAQMNKREGFIVYNKNEIDTGVQRLMDEIKENDSLYSRFITPEQAYEIASDDTLLVVVDTHKPSLVIDERLLNRIENVIVIDHHRRGEEFIKNPLLVYMEPYASSTAELVTELLEYQPKNGKIQMLEATALLAGIIVDTKSFTLRTGARTFDAASYLRSHGADTVLVQKFLKEDIHTYIKRAKIIENVYFYRDGIVISKGEDDVYCDQVLIAQAADTLLTMDGVSASFVISKRSEDIIGISARSLGEINVQVIMENLEGGGHLTNAATQMYDISTDEAETLLQNAIDDYLEGGQKE, translated from the coding sequence ATGCCTTCTTATTTAGAGAGGCGGCAAATACGATATCCATTGTATGGATTGATGGCCGTAATACTGGTGCTAATTGGAGTGCTGTCTTACTATAATTGGATTATAGGAGCAGCAGGCTTCATTCTCACTGGCCTGTTGATATATCTAATTTTTCAAGTAAACCATAAAATTAGGCAGGAGACGGAAGAATATATTTCCACGCTGTCTTATCGGGTGAAAAAAGTCGGCGAAGAAGCATTGATGGAAATGCCCATTGGGATCATGCTGATTAATGACGACTATTATATTGAGTGGACGAATCCTTTTATTGCTGCTTGTTTCAATGAAGACTCACTAGTAGGCAAATCGCTGTATGATGTTGCCGATGCGGTCATTCCATTGATCAAGCAAGAGGTGGAAACAGAAATCTTAACTCTTCACGACCGGAAGTTCAGAGTCATCCATAAACCTGAGGAACGGCTGCTCTACTTTTTCGATGTGACCGAACAAGCAGAAATCGAAAAAATGTACCGTGATGAGCGCACTGTTATTTCGATTATTTATCTTGATAACTATGAAGAACTGACTCAGGGAATGGATGACCAGACGAAAAGCAGCTTGAACAGTCTTGTGACTTCCATTTTAAATAAATGGGCTACCAATAATGGAGTGTTTCTCAAAAGGGTTTCTTCAGAACGATTCATCGCTGTTTTTAGTGAACATATTCTCCTGATGCTGGAAAAAGGAAAATTCACCATCCTCGATGAAGTAAGGGAAACGACGTCAAAGCAAAATGTCCCCCTAACTTTGAGTATTGGTGTTGGTACAGGCTATTCATCGCTTCCTGAGCTCGGAACACAGGCACAGTCGAGTCTAGATTTGGCTTTGGGACGCGGCGGCGACCAGGTAGCGATCAAACAGCCTAATGGCAAAGTTAAGTTTTATGGCGGCAAGACGAATCCAGTTGAAAAACGCACAAGGGTTAGGGCGCGAGTCATTTCTCATGCGTTGAAGGAATTGGTTGTCGAAAGTGACAAGGTTTTGATTATGGGACACAAGAATCCGGATATGGACGCAATTGGTTCATCAATCGGCATCCTTAAAGTAGCACAAATGAACAAGCGTGAAGGCTTTATTGTGTATAATAAAAATGAGATTGATACAGGCGTACAGCGTCTGATGGATGAGATTAAGGAAAACGATTCCCTTTACTCACGATTCATTACACCAGAACAGGCATATGAAATTGCTTCTGATGACACATTGCTAGTCGTTGTCGATACTCATAAACCATCGCTTGTGATCGATGAGCGACTGTTGAACAGGATCGAGAATGTCATTGTCATCGACCATCATCGCCGAGGCGAGGAATTCATCAAAAATCCACTGCTCGTCTATATGGAGCCTTATGCTTCATCGACGGCTGAACTTGTTACAGAATTGCTTGAATACCAGCCGAAAAACGGCAAAATCCAGATGCTTGAGGCGACTGCTTTATTGGCGGGAATCATCGTCGATACTAAAAGCTTCACCTTAAGGACAGGAGCCCGGACTTTTGATGCTGCATCATACCTGCGCAGCCATGGTGCGGATACCGTTCTAGTCCAAAAGTTTTTAAAAGAAGATATTCATACGTATATCAAAAGAGCTAAAATTATAGAGAATGTTTATTTTTACCGTGATGGCATTGTCATTTCAAAAGGCGAGGACGATGTTTATTGCGACCAGGTTCTGATTGCGCAGGCAGCAGACACACTCTTGACGATGGATGGTGTTTCAGCATCATTCGTGATCTCCAAAAGATCAGAAGACATCATTGGCATCAGCGCAAGATCTCTCGGTGAAATCAACGTCCAGGTGATCATGGAAAATCTCGAAGGTGGCGGGCATTTAACCAATGCTGCCACACAAATGTATGATATTTCTACGGATGAGGCAGAAACACTTTTACAAAATGCGATAGATGATTATTTAGAAGGGGGACAAAAAGAATGA
- the ssb gene encoding single-stranded DNA-binding protein gives MMNRVILVGRLTKDPELRFTPNGVAVATFTLAVNRSFTNQQGEREADFINCVVWRRPAENVANFLKKGSLAGVDGRVQTRSYEGQDGKRVYVTEVLAESVQFLEPKGQSSDRGDSGYSRQNDQGSPFGNQNQNQRQNQGYTKVDEDPFAGGGQIDISDDDLPF, from the coding sequence ATGATGAATCGTGTCATTCTTGTTGGCCGTTTGACCAAGGATCCTGAATTACGTTTCACACCGAATGGAGTTGCGGTGGCTACTTTCACTCTTGCGGTAAATCGTTCATTTACCAACCAACAGGGGGAAAGAGAAGCTGACTTCATCAACTGTGTGGTATGGCGCCGTCCGGCCGAAAACGTTGCTAACTTCTTGAAGAAGGGCAGCCTTGCAGGTGTTGATGGACGAGTTCAAACTCGCAGCTACGAAGGACAAGATGGTAAGCGTGTATACGTTACAGAAGTTCTTGCTGAGAGTGTTCAGTTCCTTGAGCCAAAAGGACAGTCTTCAGACAGAGGGGATAGCGGTTATTCCCGTCAAAATGATCAAGGTTCCCCATTCGGGAATCAGAATCAGAATCAACGACAAAACCAAGGTTATACAAAAGTAGATGAAGATCCATTTGCAGGTGGCGGCCAGATCGACATTTCAGATGATGATCTTCCATTCTAA
- the ychF gene encoding redox-regulated ATPase YchF, translating to MALTAGIVGLPNVGKSTLFNAITQAGAESANYPFCTIDPNVGIVEVPDHRLTKLTELVQPKKTVPTAFEFTDIAGIVKGASKGEGLGNKFLSHIRQVDAICQVVRCFADDNITHVAGKVDPISDIEVINLELILADLESVEKRIGRVEKLAKQKDKEASIEFPILARLRDAFEAEQPARAVEFTDEEMKIVKQLHLLTIKPMLYVANVGEEDVADPSGNEYVQKVREFAQKDNAEVIVISAKIEEEIAELEGEEKQMFLEELGIEESGLDQLIRAAYSLLGLATYFTAGVQEVRAWTFRHGMKAPQCAGVIHSDFERGFIRAETVHYDDLLAAGSMAAAKEAGKVRLEGKEYEVKDGDIIHFRFNV from the coding sequence ATGGCCTTAACAGCAGGTATTGTTGGACTTCCTAACGTTGGGAAATCTACATTGTTTAATGCGATCACACAGGCTGGTGCTGAATCAGCTAACTATCCGTTCTGTACGATTGACCCGAATGTCGGAATCGTTGAGGTTCCTGACCATCGTTTAACTAAATTGACTGAGCTTGTACAACCGAAAAAGACTGTACCGACTGCATTCGAATTCACTGACATCGCTGGAATCGTTAAAGGTGCCAGCAAAGGTGAAGGGCTAGGAAACAAGTTCCTTTCCCATATTCGCCAGGTGGATGCGATCTGCCAGGTAGTCCGTTGCTTTGCAGATGACAATATCACTCACGTTGCAGGTAAAGTAGATCCTATTTCTGATATTGAGGTTATTAACCTGGAGTTGATTCTTGCTGACCTAGAGTCGGTTGAAAAAAGAATTGGCCGCGTCGAGAAATTGGCTAAGCAAAAAGATAAGGAAGCATCTATTGAGTTTCCAATTCTTGCTCGTCTGCGTGATGCATTTGAAGCTGAACAACCAGCACGAGCGGTTGAATTCACTGACGAAGAAATGAAAATCGTTAAACAACTTCATTTGCTTACAATCAAGCCAATGCTTTATGTTGCTAACGTTGGCGAAGAAGATGTCGCAGATCCAAGCGGAAATGAATATGTCCAGAAAGTCCGTGAGTTTGCACAAAAAGACAATGCGGAAGTAATCGTCATCAGTGCCAAGATTGAAGAAGAAATCGCTGAGCTTGAAGGCGAAGAAAAGCAAATGTTCCTTGAGGAACTAGGGATTGAAGAATCAGGTTTGGACCAGTTGATCCGTGCGGCATACAGTCTGCTTGGACTGGCCACATATTTCACAGCTGGCGTCCAGGAAGTCCGTGCATGGACATTCCGCCACGGTATGAAAGCACCTCAGTGTGCTGGTGTCATCCACTCTGATTTCGAGCGTGGATTCATCCGTGCAGAAACAGTCCACTACGATGACCTTCTTGCAGCCGGATCCATGGCAGCAGCCAAGGAAGCTGGAAAAGTACGTCTCGAAGGAAAAGAATATGAAGTAAAAGACGGAGACATCATCCACTTCCGTTTTAATGTCTAA
- a CDS encoding YybS family protein has protein sequence MKNTYKLTEGAVLLAIFAVLLLITFYIPGLGLIVNLFLSLPFMFFGAKYDWKSTAVFTLAAVFLSMILGSLLAIPLALAYGTTGAVMGYMVREGKSRFAAYIAGSLVFLLNLVAQYALSVILFKINIIDEMMEVFRASIDQAIKLLEQMGQTPDENLIEQFQSMVDMLEVLVPSMFVMASFLIVFLLQLVSFPFLKRFGIKVPTWRPFRDLNLPKSILWYYLITMIAALIMQPEKGTYWFWVISNLSFILQMLMVLQGVSLVFYVTHIKRYPKAVPIIVMILIFLLPFVLYIVRILGIIDLGFDLRKRLGEKK, from the coding sequence ATGAAAAATACATATAAGCTGACAGAGGGGGCCGTCCTGTTAGCGATTTTTGCGGTTTTATTGTTGATCACTTTTTATATACCTGGCCTTGGTTTAATTGTGAATCTCTTTCTTTCTTTGCCATTCATGTTTTTCGGTGCAAAGTATGACTGGAAAAGTACTGCTGTTTTTACGCTTGCAGCCGTATTTTTATCGATGATTCTAGGGTCACTCCTGGCAATCCCGCTGGCGTTGGCATATGGGACGACTGGAGCCGTGATGGGTTACATGGTCAGGGAAGGGAAAAGCAGGTTTGCAGCATACATAGCTGGTTCCCTCGTTTTTCTTTTGAATTTAGTGGCACAATATGCATTGTCGGTCATTTTATTTAAAATTAATATTATTGATGAAATGATGGAGGTTTTTCGAGCCTCTATCGACCAGGCGATAAAATTGCTTGAACAGATGGGGCAAACACCAGATGAGAACCTCATCGAGCAATTTCAGTCAATGGTCGATATGCTTGAAGTACTTGTACCAAGCATGTTCGTCATGGCTTCATTTTTGATTGTATTCCTGCTTCAGCTTGTATCGTTCCCATTCTTGAAACGTTTCGGTATCAAGGTGCCAACCTGGCGCCCATTCAGGGATTTGAACTTGCCTAAGAGTATTTTATGGTACTATCTCATCACGATGATTGCAGCTTTGATCATGCAGCCTGAAAAAGGAACATACTGGTTCTGGGTGATTTCCAATCTTTCGTTCATACTGCAGATGCTGATGGTTCTCCAAGGGGTATCATTAGTGTTTTATGTAACACATATTAAACGGTATCCTAAAGCTGTTCCAATCATCGTCATGATTCTGATTTTCCTCCTGCCATTTGTTCTTTATATTGTCAGGATATTAGGTATAATTGATTTAGGATTTGACTTAAGAAAACGTCTTGGGGAGAAGAAGTAA
- the rpsF gene encoding 30S ribosomal protein S6, producing the protein MRKYEIMYIIRPNIEEEAKKALTERFSTILTENGAEVAEAKEWGKRRLAYEINDFRDGYYQLVKVNATPAAVEEFSRLAKINEDILRHIVIKEEE; encoded by the coding sequence ATGAGAAAGTACGAAATTATGTACATCATCCGCCCAAACATTGAAGAGGAAGCTAAAAAGGCTCTTACTGAGCGTTTCAGCACAATCCTTACAGAAAACGGTGCGGAAGTTGCAGAAGCTAAGGAATGGGGCAAACGCCGCCTAGCTTATGAAATCAATGATTTCCGTGATGGCTACTACCAGCTTGTTAAGGTAAACGCTACTCCGGCAGCAGTTGAGGAATTCTCTCGTCTTGCTAAGATCAACGAAGATATCCTTCGCCACATCGTAATTAAAGAAGAAGAATAA
- the rpsR gene encoding 30S ribosomal protein S18, giving the protein MGGRRGGRAKRRKVCYFTANGITKIDYKDTDLLKKFISERGKILPRRVTGTSAKYQRKLTVAIKRSRQMALLPYVSGE; this is encoded by the coding sequence ATGGGTGGACGCAGAGGCGGACGTGCAAAACGCCGTAAAGTTTGCTACTTCACAGCAAACGGAATCACTAAGATCGATTACAAAGACACAGATCTTTTGAAAAAATTCATCTCTGAGCGCGGTAAGATTTTACCACGCCGTGTAACTGGAACAAGCGCTAAGTATCAGCGTAAATTGACAGTTGCAATCAAACGTTCTCGTCAAATGGCATTACTGCCATACGTTTCAGGCGAATAA
- a CDS encoding molybdopterin-dependent oxidoreductase, which translates to MATVHHSACPLNCWDSCGFLVTVEDGKVTKVEGNPEHPITQGKICGRGRMLENRANSENRLLYPLKKIEGRFQQLSWEQALDEIAEKLAHYKDSFGTTSVLHSHDYANSGLLSNLDGRFFNLFGGVTELTGSICWGAGIEAQNWDFGDAYSHSPGDLANSKHVVIWGRNVARTNMHLFQNLQSVKKNGTKIYVIDPIFNATAKLANEYISIKPGFDGLLAAGIMKELLSMKLHDEEFLAAHTVGFEDLKALLDSVTLDYISEVTEVPIEIITHLAEVYADRPVSTIMGLGMQRYENGGNTIRLLDALVAVSGNIGIPGGGANYANKQVGQSFDYQNMTMAERKNSSRTFTMMRQAEGILSAVDPEIKMGIVTCGNPLTQVPDTNRVREAFESLETLVVIDQYMTDTAELADYVLPAATAFEVEDVYYSSMYHHYVNHGPKLVEPPGEAKPDAWIWAELAKRLGFGEEFDFTREEFLEMGLVSLLKKGISLEKIRDEKFAELLVDEIPWANRKFKTPSGKYEFTSSAVTDGRIKLSLPTETKWTNPELAEKYPYTLLTIHPLRSNHSQHFHLFQPEPYVKVEIANSVAAEKGLKDQDYVRVWNDRGEIHGTVSILKAAHPGTVNIDEGLSARFGGSANLLTSSRESDNGLGSTLYDCLVNIEKVEKD; encoded by the coding sequence GTGGCAACAGTACATCATTCAGCTTGTCCGCTGAATTGCTGGGACAGCTGCGGTTTTCTTGTTACTGTCGAGGATGGGAAGGTAACGAAGGTTGAAGGTAATCCGGAGCATCCCATAACTCAAGGAAAGATTTGCGGACGGGGCAGGATGCTCGAGAACAGGGCAAATTCAGAAAATAGATTGCTTTATCCGCTAAAAAAAATCGAGGGTAGATTCCAGCAGCTTTCCTGGGAGCAGGCACTCGATGAGATTGCGGAAAAACTGGCTCATTATAAAGATAGCTTTGGAACCACTTCCGTTTTGCATAGCCATGATTACGCCAACAGTGGTTTACTCTCCAATCTTGACGGCCGCTTTTTCAATCTATTTGGCGGTGTGACTGAATTGACCGGTTCAATTTGTTGGGGAGCCGGGATTGAAGCGCAAAACTGGGATTTCGGCGATGCTTACAGCCATTCCCCGGGGGATTTGGCGAACAGTAAGCATGTCGTCATTTGGGGCAGGAATGTCGCTCGGACAAATATGCATCTTTTTCAAAACCTGCAGTCTGTGAAAAAGAATGGCACGAAGATTTATGTAATCGATCCGATTTTTAATGCTACAGCCAAGCTGGCGAACGAATACATTTCCATCAAGCCGGGTTTTGACGGGCTACTGGCAGCTGGCATAATGAAGGAACTTCTAAGTATGAAATTGCATGATGAGGAGTTTTTGGCAGCTCATACAGTTGGCTTCGAGGATTTAAAGGCATTGCTGGATAGCGTAACATTGGACTATATCAGTGAAGTGACCGAAGTTCCGATTGAGATCATCACTCATCTTGCAGAAGTATATGCTGACCGGCCAGTATCAACCATCATGGGCCTTGGGATGCAGCGTTATGAAAATGGAGGCAATACCATCAGGCTGCTAGACGCGTTAGTTGCTGTCAGCGGCAATATCGGCATTCCTGGCGGCGGCGCGAACTATGCGAACAAGCAGGTAGGGCAGAGCTTTGACTACCAAAATATGACCATGGCTGAGCGGAAAAATTCTTCACGTACTTTTACAATGATGAGGCAGGCAGAGGGAATCCTTTCAGCCGTTGATCCTGAGATAAAAATGGGAATTGTCACGTGCGGAAATCCGCTGACACAGGTACCTGATACTAATAGAGTTCGAGAGGCGTTTGAATCCCTCGAAACGCTTGTAGTGATCGACCAGTACATGACGGATACAGCAGAGCTTGCGGATTATGTTTTGCCGGCTGCCACTGCTTTTGAGGTAGAAGATGTCTACTATTCTTCCATGTACCATCATTATGTAAATCACGGTCCGAAGCTGGTTGAGCCACCAGGAGAAGCAAAGCCGGACGCCTGGATTTGGGCGGAATTAGCAAAAAGATTAGGCTTTGGCGAGGAATTTGATTTTACAAGAGAAGAATTCTTGGAAATGGGGCTCGTTTCATTGTTGAAGAAGGGTATCTCGCTCGAAAAAATTCGTGATGAGAAATTTGCCGAACTGCTAGTAGATGAGATTCCATGGGCAAATCGTAAATTCAAGACGCCAAGCGGCAAATATGAATTCACTTCATCTGCAGTTACTGACGGCCGGATCAAGCTGTCACTGCCAACCGAAACAAAATGGACCAACCCAGAACTGGCGGAAAAATATCCATATACATTGTTGACGATTCACCCGTTGCGTTCCAACCACTCGCAGCATTTCCACCTGTTCCAGCCAGAACCTTATGTGAAAGTGGAGATTGCTAATAGTGTGGCTGCTGAAAAAGGGTTGAAAGATCAGGACTATGTCCGGGTTTGGAATGATAGAGGCGAAATCCATGGTACGGTGTCGATCCTCAAGGCTGCCCACCCAGGGACCGTGAATATCGACGAAGGATTGAGCGCCCGGTTCGGCGGCTCCGCTAACCTCCTGACCTCAAGCAGGGAGTCAGACAACGGACTCGGCAGTACACTATACGATTGCCTTGTTAATATCGAAAAAGTCGAAAAAGATTGA
- a CDS encoding adenylosuccinate synthase encodes MSSVVVVGTQWGDEGKGKITDFLSENAEVIARYQGGNNAGHTIKFNGETYKLHLIPSGIFYKDKISVIGNGMVVDPKALVKELAYLHDKDVTTDNLRISNRAHVILPYHLKLDEVEEASKGANKIGTTKKGIGPAYMDKAARTGIRIADLLDREVFEEKLTRNLEEKNRLLERIYETEGFKLEDILDEYFEYGQQIKDYVVDTSVVLNDALDEGRRVLFEGAQGVMLDIDQGTYPFVTSSNPVAGGVTIGSGVGPTKITHIVGVSKAYTTRVGDGPFPTELDNEIGHQIREVGREYGTTTGRPRRVGWFDSVVVRHARRVSGITDLSLNSIDVLTGIETLKICVAYRYKGELVEEFPASLKTLAECEPVYEELPGWTEDITGVKSLDELPENARHYLERISQLTGIPLSIFSVGPDRTQTNVVRSPWRS; translated from the coding sequence ATGTCATCCGTAGTAGTAGTAGGGACACAATGGGGAGACGAAGGGAAAGGGAAGATTACAGACTTCCTATCAGAAAATGCCGAAGTGATTGCCCGTTACCAGGGAGGTAACAACGCCGGACATACAATTAAGTTCAATGGTGAAACATATAAATTGCATTTAATTCCATCAGGGATTTTCTATAAAGATAAAATCAGCGTCATTGGAAACGGCATGGTTGTGGATCCAAAAGCGCTCGTGAAGGAACTTGCTTATCTTCACGACAAAGATGTTACGACTGATAATCTGCGCATCAGCAACCGCGCTCATGTCATCCTTCCGTATCACCTGAAACTTGATGAAGTGGAAGAGGCGAGCAAGGGTGCTAATAAAATCGGAACAACCAAGAAGGGGATCGGTCCTGCATACATGGACAAGGCTGCACGTACCGGAATCCGGATTGCCGATTTGTTGGATCGTGAAGTATTCGAGGAAAAGCTTACCCGCAATCTTGAAGAAAAGAATCGTCTGCTTGAACGAATTTATGAGACAGAAGGCTTTAAGCTTGAAGATATACTGGATGAGTATTTTGAATATGGGCAGCAAATCAAGGATTATGTTGTCGATACTTCCGTCGTGCTGAATGATGCTTTAGATGAAGGCCGTCGAGTGCTATTTGAAGGTGCACAGGGCGTTATGCTTGATATCGACCAGGGTACATATCCATTCGTTACATCTTCCAACCCAGTAGCTGGCGGTGTGACAATTGGTTCGGGAGTAGGGCCAACAAAAATCACCCATATCGTAGGAGTTTCAAAAGCTTATACAACTCGTGTCGGTGACGGTCCATTCCCTACAGAGTTAGATAACGAAATCGGTCACCAGATTCGTGAAGTAGGACGCGAATACGGTACGACTACAGGTCGCCCTCGCCGCGTAGGCTGGTTCGACAGCGTCGTTGTGCGTCATGCCCGCCGTGTCAGCGGAATTACCGATTTATCGCTTAATTCCATCGATGTCCTCACAGGCATAGAAACACTTAAAATTTGTGTCGCGTACCGCTACAAAGGCGAATTGGTTGAAGAATTCCCGGCCAGTCTGAAGACACTCGCTGAATGTGAGCCAGTCTACGAGGAGCTGCCAGGTTGGACTGAAGATATCACAGGCGTGAAATCACTTGATGAATTGCCAGAAAACGCAAGACACTATCTAGAGCGCATCTCACAACTGACAGGCATCCCATTGTCCATCTTCTCAGTAGGCCCGGACCGGACACAGACAAACGTCGTCCGCAGTCCGTGGAGATCATAG